In the genome of Deltaproteobacteria bacterium, one region contains:
- a CDS encoding helix-hairpin-helix domain-containing protein, which yields MLFATALCFGSSAETLAAKKQAPTTAINLGTASAQELTQLPGIGKAKAEAIVAYRTKQPFQSLDELEQVPGIGSKLLEQLKPHLTLQGGSANALPSGNSPLKPPTAGGR from the coding sequence ATGCTGTTCGCCACGGCCCTGTGTTTCGGCAGCAGCGCGGAGACGTTGGCCGCGAAGAAGCAGGCCCCGACCACGGCGATCAATCTCGGGACGGCCAGCGCACAGGAGCTGACGCAATTGCCGGGCATCGGCAAGGCCAAGGCGGAGGCAATCGTGGCGTATCGGACCAAGCAACCGTTTCAATCGCTCGACGAATTGGAACAAGTGCCCGGGATCGGCAGCAAACTGCTGGAACAACTGAAACCGCATCTTACTCTTCAAGGCGGGTCTGCTAACGCACTCCCCTCAGGCAACTCCCCCCTCAAACCACCAACGGCAGGCGGGCGCTAG
- a CDS encoding flagellar protein FlaG has protein sequence MRIEGNIGANGEPAVQPVRAKGETPSARSAKAEAPKAAADPVDPKRAQQVAEALSNQFGDRDIRFYVRDPTSTEVHNLVIEVVDAEGKVVATIPPQSMNRLARIPELGADGADSKGVLVDQVG, from the coding sequence ATGCGCATCGAAGGGAACATAGGAGCGAATGGTGAGCCGGCGGTCCAGCCGGTCCGCGCCAAGGGGGAAACCCCGTCCGCACGCTCCGCGAAGGCGGAGGCCCCGAAGGCCGCTGCCGATCCCGTCGACCCGAAGCGTGCCCAGCAGGTCGCGGAAGCGTTATCCAATCAGTTTGGCGATCGGGATATCCGTTTTTACGTGCGGGACCCCACTTCGACCGAAGTCCATAACCTCGTAATCGAGGTCGTGGACGCGGAGGGGAAAGTCGTGGCAACGATCCCTCCGCAATCGATGAACCGATTGGCACGGATTCCGGAATTGGGCGCCGACGGCGCGGATAGTAAAGGCGTGTTAGTGGATCAGGTTGGCTGA
- a CDS encoding PilZ domain-containing protein: protein MTPSRPAGEERREFFRSQGVVYLMVESPPLPEATVEESIPDCPTMDDVQVLLMNFRDRLRYETPELAAYFSQLDTVIEALHRRCTQQETAPKLFQRLFVDISGAGIQFPSPQAYPEEAALRLHIAFPGYPFATVALLSTVVRCESAVGADGYTVTAAFEGISEEQRDLVIMFVNHLQRRQLHQQHQQSEPEPS, encoded by the coding sequence ATGACCCCGTCCCGACCAGCGGGCGAAGAACGGCGCGAATTTTTTCGCAGCCAGGGAGTTGTCTATTTGATGGTCGAATCGCCGCCGCTGCCGGAGGCGACCGTGGAAGAATCGATTCCCGACTGCCCGACGATGGACGACGTGCAGGTCTTGTTGATGAATTTTCGGGATCGGCTACGGTATGAGACGCCGGAATTGGCCGCGTATTTCAGTCAGCTGGACACCGTGATCGAAGCGTTGCATCGACGGTGTACGCAGCAGGAAACGGCGCCGAAACTTTTTCAGCGACTGTTTGTCGACATCAGCGGGGCGGGCATTCAATTCCCAAGTCCGCAGGCCTATCCCGAAGAGGCCGCGCTTCGGCTCCACATCGCGTTTCCCGGCTATCCGTTTGCGACCGTGGCGTTGTTGAGCACGGTCGTGCGCTGCGAATCGGCCGTTGGGGCGGACGGATATACGGTGACGGCGGCGTTTGAAGGGATTAGTGAAGAGCAGCGCGACTTAGTGATCATGTTTGTCAATCACTTGCAACGCCGCCAGCTGCACCAACAACATCAGCAATCAGAACCCGAGCCGTCGTAG
- the fliS gene encoding flagellar export chaperone FliS, which translates to MYQPWQTYKDTMAERILSARPEQLLAMLYEGMITKIKQAGERFQAKQDIPARESLIRAMRIADTLMDHLDLEHGGEAAKNLEQLYAFVVSSLSKASLEDDPEPHLNHALRTLEPLYRAWQQLAERAMSEGGR; encoded by the coding sequence ATGTATCAACCGTGGCAAACCTATAAAGATACGATGGCCGAACGCATCTTGTCGGCGCGACCGGAACAACTGTTGGCGATGTTGTATGAAGGGATGATTACGAAGATCAAACAGGCCGGGGAACGCTTCCAGGCCAAACAAGATATCCCGGCGCGGGAATCATTGATCCGCGCGATGCGGATCGCCGATACGCTCATGGATCATCTTGATCTGGAGCACGGCGGCGAGGCGGCCAAGAATTTGGAACAGCTGTACGCCTTCGTGGTCTCGTCCCTCTCCAAGGCCTCATTGGAAGACGATCCGGAGCCGCATTTGAATCACGCGCTGCGAACACTCGAACCGTTGTATCGCGCATGGCAACAGTTGGCCGAACGGGCCATGTCCGAGGGGGGGCGATAA
- the glpK gene encoding glycerol kinase GlpK, whose protein sequence is MSSYILAIDQGTTSSRAFLIDRDFRCVGMAQQEFPQYYPQPGWVEHDPEAIWDSVVQVVTRALADAQIDPQAIAGIGLTNQRETTIVWDRETGTPIHPAIVWQDRRTARHCEQLQQAGKESLVQQKSGLVLDPYFSGTKLAWLLEHVPGARRRAHVGELAFGTIDTFLAWRLTGGQSHVTDVSNASRTLCMNLATCAWDAELLDLLQIEPQLLPQIVDSSAVVGITKGLDCLPDGIPLAGIAGDQQAALFGQACFRPGDAKCTYGTGSFLLMNTGERPVHSSRHLLTTVAWRLRGRTTYALEGSSFIAGAAVQWLRDGLGVIRNAADIEPLAASTPDSGGVIFVPALTGLGAPHWRADARGIITGLTRGTNAAHLARATLEGIAFQQCDLLHAMQDDAAIPLQTLKVDGGAAANNLLMQLQADLLGVEIVRPRHLETTVLGAACLAGLATHVWPSTDDIVQQWQEERRFTPTLSATERETRLATWRIAVAKA, encoded by the coding sequence ATGTCATCATATATTCTAGCGATTGATCAGGGCACGACGTCGTCGCGCGCTTTTCTCATCGATCGTGATTTTCGCTGTGTCGGCATGGCGCAGCAGGAATTTCCGCAATATTACCCGCAGCCCGGTTGGGTAGAACACGATCCGGAGGCCATTTGGGACTCCGTGGTGCAAGTTGTCACTCGTGCGTTGGCGGATGCGCAGATTGACCCGCAGGCAATTGCCGGGATCGGACTCACGAACCAACGCGAAACGACCATCGTCTGGGATCGGGAAACGGGCACCCCGATCCATCCTGCGATCGTCTGGCAGGATCGCCGTACCGCGCGCCATTGTGAACAGTTGCAACAGGCCGGGAAAGAATCGCTGGTGCAGCAAAAGTCCGGGCTGGTCCTCGACCCGTATTTTTCCGGGACGAAACTGGCGTGGCTGCTCGAACACGTCCCCGGGGCGCGGCGCCGTGCGCACGTTGGCGAACTGGCCTTCGGTACCATCGACACCTTCCTCGCGTGGCGTCTTACCGGAGGACAGTCGCACGTCACCGACGTCTCCAATGCCTCCCGCACGCTGTGCATGAATCTCGCCACGTGTGCGTGGGACGCCGAACTCCTCGACCTGCTGCAAATCGAGCCGCAACTCCTCCCGCAAATCGTCGATTCCTCCGCCGTCGTGGGCATCACGAAAGGACTCGACTGCCTGCCCGACGGGATCCCGCTCGCCGGGATCGCCGGCGACCAACAAGCCGCACTCTTCGGTCAGGCGTGTTTCCGTCCGGGCGACGCCAAATGCACGTACGGGACCGGTTCGTTCTTGCTGATGAATACCGGCGAGCGTCCCGTCCATTCGAGTCGCCATCTTCTGACCACCGTGGCCTGGCGGCTGCGTGGGCGGACCACCTATGCACTGGAAGGTTCGAGTTTCATTGCCGGCGCCGCGGTGCAGTGGCTGCGCGATGGTTTAGGCGTCATTCGCAACGCGGCGGATATTGAACCGTTAGCGGCGTCCACGCCGGATAGTGGAGGCGTCATTTTCGTGCCGGCGTTGACCGGACTCGGAGCGCCCCATTGGCGGGCGGACGCACGCGGGATCATTACCGGTCTGACGCGCGGGACTAACGCCGCGCATTTGGCGCGGGCCACGCTGGAAGGAATCGCGTTCCAGCAATGTGACCTGTTGCACGCGATGCAAGACGACGCCGCAATCCCACTCCAAACCCTGAAGGTCGACGGCGGCGCTGCCGCGAACAATTTGTTGATGCAACTGCAGGCGGACTTGCTCGGCGTGGAAATCGTTCGCCCTCGTCACTTGGAAACCACCGTGTTGGGTGCCGCCTGCCTCGCCGGCCTCGCAACCCATGTGTGGCCCTCCACTGACGACATCGTCCAGCAGTGGCAAGAAGAACGCCGTTTCACCCCGACCCTTTCCGCCACAGAACGCGAGACACGCCTCGCCACCTGGCGCATCGCCGTCGCCAAGGCGTGA
- a CDS encoding polyprenyl synthetase family protein, with product MQLDSILLPIRDELPRVETEILAASATSVPTITEIVHYIIRNGGKRVRPALTMLAGRVCGYTGTAGPRIGAAIEMVHTASLLHDDVVDSAPTRRGKTSINARWGNQISVLVGDFFWCKACQIIVDHGNSRILRVITEAIVGTTEGEVIELVKTNDLGLTEAEYLRIIQHKTALLMAAACRAGAMLGDASEGMEAALGRYGLDLGVAFQLADDALDYDSDEERLGKTKGTDLREGRLTLPLLYTLGRCNESERASIKEALLAPTLHEEQFGAVVQLLAQYDAIAHTRNLAQQYVERAKAHLTPFKPSLERDALERLADYVVLRGE from the coding sequence ATGCAACTGGACAGCATCCTGCTCCCCATCCGCGACGAACTCCCGCGCGTCGAAACGGAAATTCTCGCGGCCTCCGCCACGTCCGTACCGACCATCACGGAGATCGTCCACTATATTATTCGCAATGGCGGCAAACGGGTGCGGCCAGCGCTGACCATGTTGGCCGGACGGGTCTGCGGCTACACCGGGACGGCCGGGCCGCGCATCGGGGCCGCGATTGAAATGGTGCATACCGCGTCGTTACTCCACGACGATGTCGTCGACAGCGCGCCCACGCGGCGCGGCAAGACGTCCATCAATGCCCGCTGGGGCAACCAAATCAGCGTCTTGGTCGGGGATTTTTTCTGGTGCAAGGCGTGTCAAATCATCGTCGATCATGGCAACAGTCGCATCTTGCGGGTCATCACCGAGGCAATCGTCGGCACCACGGAAGGCGAAGTGATCGAATTGGTCAAGACGAACGATTTGGGCCTGACCGAGGCCGAGTATTTACGGATCATTCAACATAAAACGGCGCTGCTGATGGCGGCGGCGTGCCGCGCCGGGGCGATGTTGGGCGACGCCTCGGAAGGGATGGAAGCGGCGCTCGGCCGTTACGGGCTGGATCTCGGCGTGGCCTTCCAGTTGGCGGACGACGCGTTGGACTACGATTCCGATGAAGAGCGGCTGGGCAAGACGAAGGGGACGGACCTCCGGGAAGGTCGCTTGACACTCCCGCTGCTGTACACGTTAGGGCGCTGTAACGAGTCGGAGCGCGCCAGTATTAAAGAAGCGCTGCTGGCGCCGACACTGCACGAAGAGCAGTTCGGGGCCGTGGTGCAACTGTTGGCACAATACGATGCCATTGCCCACACCCGCAACTTGGCCCAACAATATGTCGAACGGGCCAAGGCCCATTTGACGCCATTCAAACCGAGTCTGGAGCGCGACGCATTGGAACGCCTCGCGGATTATGTCGTGCTCAGGGGTGAATAA
- a CDS encoding alpha/beta fold hydrolase, translating into MAHAVLIHGLTSTPGQLAPLKESLVESGWHVHAPLLRGHGTTVADLVRCHWEDWYADVLAAVEDARSASSGEPIDVVGLSLGALLGLKLAIDYPTHMRRLVCLATPLYLYQWANVLLAGLRYTPIGWFVSQWPKNFQLAVHDPEGQAVYRAAGYAHFPVPAVTELVKLQQVVQAGLAQVQTPLLVIHSRADMTAPPRSATAIEQTVGGPVDLCWLTHSYHVVTLDYDRELVAERVVKFFRD; encoded by the coding sequence ATGGCGCATGCCGTCTTAATCCATGGACTGACCAGTACCCCGGGACAGCTCGCCCCACTCAAGGAATCCCTCGTCGAATCCGGATGGCATGTTCATGCCCCGCTACTGCGAGGGCACGGGACGACGGTCGCGGACCTAGTTCGTTGCCACTGGGAAGATTGGTACGCCGATGTCCTTGCCGCAGTGGAGGATGCGCGGAGTGCTTCGAGCGGGGAGCCGATCGACGTTGTCGGCTTATCGCTCGGTGCATTGCTCGGGCTAAAGCTGGCGATCGATTACCCTACCCACATGCGGCGGCTGGTCTGTTTGGCGACGCCGCTTTATTTATATCAATGGGCCAATGTGCTGCTGGCGGGATTGCGATACACGCCGATTGGCTGGTTCGTGTCGCAATGGCCGAAAAATTTCCAACTCGCCGTTCACGATCCGGAAGGACAGGCCGTGTATCGGGCCGCCGGCTATGCCCACTTTCCCGTGCCCGCCGTCACCGAATTAGTGAAGCTGCAACAGGTCGTACAAGCGGGGCTCGCCCAAGTCCAAACCCCACTTTTGGTCATTCACTCTCGCGCCGATATGACGGCCCCACCCCGCAGCGCCACCGCCATCGAGCAGACCGTCGGTGGACCGGTGGACCTCTGCTGGCTGACGCACTCGTATCATGTTGTCACCCTCGACTATGACCGCGAGCTGGTCGCCGAACGCGTCGTAAAATTTTTTCGGGACTGA
- a CDS encoding glycosyltransferase family 4 protein, which produces MRWDSSWSALVRAVLQFAESGRDAEIVPHLRTAAEQCALAGDHVAACERVKLALHFDNRDLTLWDLYGRTHRPEDAAAWPGRADIVFYTGHPFGGRLPFPSELAHCPTGGSESVLLLMAQTLAALGQRVIVFGQFPEARHDAGVYCFPLLDFFPYQRAHGLPVCIVSRFYQPFLNEFRAARRIFWLHDIVMPNYRALYQRMDAQVDEYWMLSAYQQHCYVERCGIAPTKCWQTTNAIDPQFFPAPLSFSQRRRGQLVYTSRPSRGLGILLRAFAALRAVMPNCTLHVCTYTPHAVREDPELRPFLAQLDDPAITVAAYGKQALAQLLRESHVYLYPNTSELETSCLAAIEAMAAGTPVVTSDRGCLRETVPHPCAGTVIPWSADEDTLTQQCVAAVRPYLQDESIWQAAADAAYAHAMQRHDAHGVARQWLRRLGF; this is translated from the coding sequence ATGCGGTGGGATTCATCATGGAGTGCGTTAGTGCGCGCGGTGTTGCAGTTTGCGGAGAGCGGCCGCGATGCGGAGATCGTCCCTCATCTCCGCACTGCAGCGGAACAATGCGCGCTGGCCGGAGATCATGTGGCCGCATGCGAGCGCGTAAAACTGGCACTCCACTTCGATAATCGCGATCTCACGTTATGGGATCTGTATGGCCGGACCCATCGCCCGGAAGACGCTGCGGCCTGGCCCGGACGCGCCGATATCGTGTTCTACACCGGCCATCCGTTCGGCGGCCGCTTGCCGTTCCCCAGCGAACTCGCACATTGCCCCACCGGAGGGAGCGAAAGCGTGCTACTGCTGATGGCGCAGACGCTCGCCGCGTTGGGACAGCGCGTGATCGTGTTCGGTCAGTTTCCGGAGGCCCGCCACGATGCCGGTGTCTATTGTTTCCCGCTCCTCGATTTTTTCCCGTATCAACGTGCCCACGGACTCCCCGTCTGCATCGTCTCCCGCTTTTACCAGCCGTTCTTGAACGAATTCCGCGCCGCACGGCGGATCTTCTGGCTGCACGACATTGTGATGCCCAATTACCGCGCGCTCTATCAACGGATGGACGCTCAAGTCGATGAATATTGGATGCTCTCCGCGTACCAACAGCATTGTTACGTCGAACGCTGCGGGATTGCGCCGACGAAATGTTGGCAAACGACCAATGCGATCGATCCGCAATTCTTTCCTGCGCCGCTGTCATTCTCCCAACGTCGTCGGGGCCAACTCGTCTACACCAGCCGGCCGAGCCGTGGACTGGGCATCTTGTTGCGCGCCTTTGCCGCGCTGCGCGCGGTCATGCCGAACTGTACGCTCCATGTCTGTACGTACACGCCGCATGCCGTGCGCGAAGACCCGGAGCTGCGCCCGTTCCTCGCACAACTCGACGATCCGGCGATCACGGTGGCCGCCTATGGCAAACAGGCGTTGGCGCAGTTGTTGCGCGAGAGCCACGTCTATCTCTATCCGAATACCAGCGAACTCGAGACGTCGTGCCTCGCCGCCATTGAAGCGATGGCGGCCGGCACGCCCGTCGTGACCTCCGATCGCGGCTGCCTGCGCGAGACAGTCCCGCATCCTTGTGCCGGCACGGTCATTCCGTGGAGTGCGGACGAAGACACGTTGACGCAGCAATGTGTCGCCGCCGTGCGCCCCTATCTGCAAGACGAGTCCATCTGGCAGGCCGCAGCGGACGCCGCATATGCGCACGCGATGCAGCGTCACGATGCGCACGGCGTCGCGCGACAATGGCTACGACGGCTCGGGTTCTGA
- the fliD gene encoding flagellar filament capping protein FliD, with amino-acid sequence MAGTISFGGLATGLDTKKIVEQLVQLRESQLIAPVTKQINAIKQRNTALAPIKSLIVSLRDAAKALNDTANAAWNVLSGTSSDTNTVLVTATNSSTAVKGTYAVSNISALATPDRVTFTGVSDTDITTHGTGTITLTYQSTTTDITIDSTNNTLDAIKTAINDAQSDVVASIINDGQASPYRLVLTSAETGADTSITYSATGGITLAVDGALPVTPANAAFQVNGVSMTSASNTVTEAIQGMTFQLLTTETTDTINLTVKQNTSGIISNISSFVSAYNSLRSSLRTALLPDENGRLGALTKEQTLTNANVNISTIVGKFMSSVVGTGYTYGTLAQIGITMDDKGMLKVDTAKLTTALESSVTNIRYLFQGTTGENGIAEEMYNYLDLLTKPNGTFDIIDKNGTSQLLRLVNLQEDRERQVELYKNRLLQKFNNLERVVQRLKMQEGQVGSLAGIYSSSSNKLL; translated from the coding sequence ATGGCAGGGACCATCAGTTTTGGCGGATTGGCAACGGGCCTCGACACGAAGAAGATCGTCGAGCAATTAGTCCAATTACGCGAGTCTCAGTTGATTGCGCCCGTCACGAAGCAGATCAATGCCATCAAACAACGCAACACGGCGCTCGCCCCAATCAAGAGTCTGATCGTCTCGCTGCGGGATGCCGCCAAGGCGCTCAACGATACGGCGAATGCGGCCTGGAATGTTTTGTCCGGCACATCATCCGACACCAATACGGTTTTAGTCACCGCGACGAATTCCTCCACGGCGGTCAAAGGGACATACGCCGTCAGTAATATTTCGGCATTGGCGACTCCGGATCGAGTGACCTTTACCGGCGTGTCGGATACCGATATCACCACGCATGGGACCGGAACGATCACATTGACGTATCAATCCACCACGACCGACATCACGATCGACTCCACGAATAATACGCTCGACGCAATCAAGACCGCGATCAATGATGCCCAATCGGACGTCGTGGCCTCGATCATTAATGACGGTCAGGCCAGCCCGTATCGGCTCGTACTCACGTCGGCGGAGACCGGCGCGGACACTTCGATTACGTACAGCGCCACGGGCGGGATTACATTAGCCGTGGACGGGGCCCTGCCGGTCACGCCAGCCAACGCGGCGTTTCAAGTAAACGGCGTCTCGATGACCAGCGCGTCCAACACCGTGACGGAAGCGATCCAGGGGATGACGTTCCAACTATTGACGACGGAAACGACCGACACGATCAATTTGACGGTCAAACAAAACACGTCGGGGATTATTTCGAATATCAGTTCTTTCGTGAGCGCCTATAACTCGCTGCGGAGTTCGTTGCGCACGGCGTTGTTGCCGGACGAGAACGGTCGACTCGGAGCACTAACCAAGGAACAGACCTTGACGAATGCCAACGTCAATATCTCTACGATCGTCGGCAAATTTATGTCCAGCGTCGTCGGCACCGGATATACCTACGGCACGTTGGCGCAAATCGGCATCACGATGGACGACAAAGGGATGCTGAAGGTCGACACGGCCAAATTGACCACCGCACTGGAAAGCAGCGTCACGAACATTCGCTATCTGTTTCAAGGAACCACGGGCGAAAACGGCATTGCAGAAGAGATGTACAATTATCTAGACCTGCTGACGAAGCCGAACGGGACCTTCGATATTATCGACAAGAACGGCACCAGCCAATTGCTGCGCTTGGTCAATCTCCAGGAAGACCGGGAGCGACAAGTCGAACTGTATAAGAATCGATTGCTACAAAAATTCAACAATCTGGAACGAGTCGTCCAACGGCTTAAAATGCAAGAAGGACAGGTCGGATCGCTCGCGGGCATCTATTCCAGTAGCTCAAATAAGTTATTGTAA